One part of the Hyphomicrobiales bacterium genome encodes these proteins:
- a CDS encoding primosomal protein N' produces MLSSSPSPPIDSPQDLARGNRALLTHAPGTNVAVMVPAPMPTALTYQVADGQHIVDGSIVKVPLGKRLVLGTVWGKSQDAVNPKRLKPIEQVVDAPPIRAPLRGFIDWVADWTLAAPGMVARMVTRGEELMQRDPPVTAVRKVGAPPERMTPARTKVLEIMESQGGPDAAYTKPGLADLAGVSTAVIDGLVKAGTLETIQVQREPGRIEPNPDFDPRTLTEGQADAVHALIAEGPKDGSLDVALLEGVTGSGKTEVYFEAIADALRGGRQALILLPEIALTAALLDRFAERFGAMPGEWHSGITPKTRRQVWRGTAEGKIKVVIGARSALYLPFEDLGLIIIDEEHEAAYKQEEWVSYNARDMAIVRARFEKAQVILASATPSVESRINAKAGRYRHIPLPARYASRPLPSLAAIDLRRTPPERGTWLAPPLIEAVNDTLARGEQSLLFLNRRGYAPLTLCRTCGHRFECALCSAWLVQHRFTQTLNCHHCGHVEPMPKACPECGNADTLVPSGPGVERIAEEVATRFPDARTLVLSSDMMGGPKRLKAELEAVANGEVDIVVGTQLVAKGHNFPGLTLVGVVDADVGFGQGDPRASERTFQLLTQVTGRAGRADKPGIGLIQTHMPDHPVLQALLAHDTERFYALEEEARRRAHLPPFVRFVAVIVSGTDGIAVKKHANHLKAIARPPDTIDVLGPVDAPLAMLRGRHRQRLLVRGPRGRETQSFVKAWLAKAERTRGDMRIDIDVDPQSFV; encoded by the coding sequence ATGCTCTCGTCATCCCCTTCCCCGCCGATTGATTCGCCGCAGGACCTTGCCCGAGGGAACCGGGCCTTGCTGACACACGCGCCTGGGACCAATGTCGCCGTCATGGTGCCAGCGCCGATGCCGACCGCGCTGACCTATCAGGTCGCAGACGGCCAACACATCGTCGATGGATCCATCGTCAAAGTGCCGCTCGGCAAACGGCTCGTGCTCGGCACGGTTTGGGGCAAGAGCCAGGATGCGGTGAACCCCAAACGTCTGAAGCCCATTGAGCAGGTGGTCGACGCGCCGCCGATCCGGGCGCCGTTGCGGGGGTTCATCGATTGGGTCGCCGACTGGACCTTGGCCGCGCCGGGCATGGTGGCGCGCATGGTGACGCGTGGCGAAGAGCTGATGCAGCGCGACCCGCCGGTGACCGCCGTGCGCAAAGTCGGCGCGCCGCCGGAGCGCATGACCCCAGCACGCACCAAGGTGCTGGAGATCATGGAAAGCCAAGGCGGGCCGGATGCCGCCTACACCAAACCGGGTCTGGCCGATCTGGCTGGCGTCTCGACTGCTGTCATCGATGGATTGGTGAAGGCCGGGACGCTGGAAACCATCCAAGTCCAGCGCGAGCCGGGCCGTATTGAACCCAACCCGGATTTTGACCCGCGCACGCTTACTGAGGGTCAGGCCGATGCCGTCCATGCGCTGATCGCCGAAGGGCCGAAGGACGGCTCTCTGGATGTCGCACTGCTGGAAGGCGTCACCGGGTCTGGCAAAACCGAAGTCTATTTCGAGGCCATCGCCGACGCGTTGAGAGGAGGCCGGCAGGCTCTCATCTTGCTGCCCGAAATCGCTTTGACCGCCGCTCTGCTCGATCGCTTCGCCGAACGCTTTGGCGCCATGCCTGGCGAATGGCATTCCGGCATCACGCCCAAAACCCGTCGTCAGGTCTGGCGCGGCACGGCCGAAGGCAAGATCAAGGTGGTGATCGGCGCCCGCTCGGCGCTTTATCTGCCATTCGAGGACCTTGGCCTCATCATCATCGATGAGGAGCACGAGGCCGCCTACAAGCAGGAGGAATGGGTCAGCTACAACGCCCGCGATATGGCGATTGTCAGAGCGCGGTTTGAAAAGGCGCAGGTGATCTTGGCGTCCGCCACGCCGTCGGTGGAAAGCCGCATCAACGCCAAGGCGGGCCGGTATCGCCATATCCCGCTTCCGGCGCGCTATGCCTCGCGCCCCCTGCCTTCGCTGGCGGCCATCGATCTGCGTCGCACACCGCCAGAGCGCGGCACCTGGCTTGCTCCCCCCTTGATCGAGGCGGTCAACGACACCTTGGCGCGTGGCGAGCAAAGCCTGCTGTTCCTTAACCGGCGCGGTTACGCCCCGCTAACGCTCTGCCGAACCTGCGGTCATCGTTTCGAATGCGCGCTCTGCTCGGCATGGCTTGTCCAGCACCGCTTTACCCAGACACTGAACTGTCACCATTGCGGCCATGTCGAGCCGATGCCCAAAGCCTGCCCTGAATGCGGCAACGCCGACACGCTGGTGCCGTCCGGGCCTGGCGTGGAACGCATCGCCGAAGAGGTGGCGACGCGGTTCCCGGATGCCCGCACGCTGGTGCTCTCGTCCGATATGATGGGCGGACCCAAACGCTTGAAAGCCGAGCTGGAAGCGGTCGCCAATGGCGAAGTCGATATTGTCGTTGGCACGCAGCTTGTCGCCAAGGGCCACAACTTCCCCGGCCTAACCTTGGTCGGCGTGGTGGATGCCGATGTCGGTTTCGGCCAGGGCGACCCGCGTGCCTCCGAACGCACCTTCCAGCTTCTCACCCAGGTCACCGGTCGAGCAGGGCGCGCCGACAAACCAGGCATTGGCCTCATTCAGACCCACATGCCCGACCATCCGGTGTTGCAGGCGCTGCTTGCCCACGACACCGAGCGATTTTACGCGCTCGAGGAGGAGGCGCGGCGACGGGCGCATCTGCCGCCTTTCGTGCGGTTCGTCGCCGTCATTGTCTCCGGCACCGATGGGATCGCGGTCAAGAAACACGCCAATCATCTGAAAGCCATCGCCCGCCCGCCCGACACCATTGATGTGCTCGGCCCAGTAGATGCACCGCTCGCGATGTTGCGTGGACGCCATCGGCAACGGCTTTTGGTGCGTGGACCAAGGGGGCGTGAAACCCAAAGCTTCGTCAAAGCCTGGCTCGCCAAGGCTGAGCGCACGCGCGGCGACATGCGCATTGATATCGATGTCGATCCCCAAAGCTTTGTGTGA
- the fsa gene encoding fructose-6-phosphate aldolase: MKFFVDTADTADIAELNDLGLLDGVTTNPSLIAKSGRDFKEVIAEICGLVEGPVSAEVTALDAEGMIKEGKELAKIANNVTVKVPLTLDGLKACKALSGEGTMVNVTLCFSANQALLAAKCGATFISPFIGRLDDINIDGMELIADIRAIYDNYPALETEILAASIRTANHVKQAAIIGADVATIPPAVLKGLAKHPLTDKGIDAFMADWAKTGQSIL, encoded by the coding sequence ATGAAGTTTTTCGTGGATACCGCCGACACCGCCGACATTGCCGAGCTCAATGATCTGGGCCTTTTGGATGGCGTTACAACCAATCCTTCGCTGATCGCCAAATCGGGCCGCGACTTCAAGGAAGTCATCGCGGAAATCTGCGGCTTGGTCGAAGGCCCCGTGTCTGCGGAAGTGACGGCGCTGGACGCCGAGGGCATGATCAAGGAAGGCAAGGAGCTTGCCAAGATCGCCAACAATGTGACCGTGAAGGTGCCTCTGACGCTGGATGGTTTGAAAGCCTGCAAAGCGCTGTCGGGCGAGGGCACGATGGTCAACGTCACGCTTTGCTTTTCCGCCAACCAAGCGCTGCTTGCGGCCAAATGCGGCGCGACATTTATCTCGCCGTTTATCGGGCGCCTGGACGATATCAACATTGATGGCATGGAACTGATCGCTGACATTCGCGCGATCTACGACAACTACCCGGCGCTGGAGACGGAAATCCTCGCTGCCTCGATCCGTACCGCCAACCATGTGAAACAGGCGGCGATCATTGGCGCTGATGTGGCGACCATCCCGCCTGCGGTTTTGAAGGGCCTGGCCAAGCATCCACTGACCGATAAGGGCATCGATGCGTTCATGGCCGATTGGGCAAAAACCGGCCAGAGCATTCTTTAA
- a CDS encoding GNAT family N-acetyltransferase, with the protein MSEGLTFGDGYTPTLIGQIVSMHASYYADLVGFGAAFEIKVASELASFTDRLCHPHNAIWWAAIDGTIAASIAIDGQSTPEKPAVLHWFIVDPRLQGCGIGHRLMASAMAFCDGHGFPQVELSTFAGLDAARGLYEEAGFTLVHEQTGTSWGQPVTEQIFQRA; encoded by the coding sequence ATGAGCGAGGGCCTAACCTTTGGCGACGGTTACACCCCAACGTTGATCGGGCAGATCGTCTCGATGCACGCGTCCTACTATGCAGATCTGGTAGGCTTCGGGGCGGCTTTCGAGATCAAAGTGGCCAGCGAACTGGCCTCTTTTACCGATCGACTGTGCCACCCTCACAACGCGATATGGTGGGCCGCGATCGATGGCACAATCGCTGCCAGCATTGCCATTGATGGACAGAGCACACCCGAAAAACCGGCTGTCCTTCACTGGTTCATCGTCGATCCGAGGCTGCAAGGTTGCGGCATCGGCCATCGACTGATGGCTTCGGCGATGGCCTTTTGCGATGGCCATGGATTCCCGCAGGTCGAACTCTCAACCTTTGCTGGACTGGATGCCGCACGCGGGCTTTATGAAGAAGCAGGTTTCACTCTGGTGCACGAGCAAACCGGAACGTCCTGGGGGCAGCCCGTTACCGAACAGATTTTCCAGCGGGCATAG
- a CDS encoding GNAT family N-acetyltransferase, with protein sequence MQIVPGDLDHPAIIDLLKFHLDTNIAVTPPGSVHALDLDGLKVPDVAFFAGWKNGDSTKDLLVIGAVKEIAPEADGRRHGEIKSMRTVEAHRGNGLGAVMLDHLMDHARINGIERLSLETGSFDYFEPARKLYEKRGFGYCEPFGDYVLDPNSVFMTKVL encoded by the coding sequence ATGCAGATTGTTCCTGGCGATCTCGATCATCCGGCCATCATCGACCTTCTGAAATTCCATCTCGACACCAACATCGCCGTCACGCCGCCGGGCAGCGTTCATGCGCTTGATTTGGACGGTTTAAAGGTGCCCGACGTAGCGTTTTTTGCAGGCTGGAAAAACGGTGATTCGACCAAAGACCTGCTGGTCATCGGCGCGGTTAAGGAGATCGCGCCCGAGGCTGACGGGCGCCGCCATGGCGAGATCAAATCGATGCGCACAGTCGAAGCCCACCGCGGCAATGGTCTCGGCGCTGTGATGCTTGACCATTTGATGGACCATGCGCGGATCAATGGGATTGAACGTCTGTCGCTAGAAACCGGCTCGTTCGACTATTTCGAACCAGCCCGCAAACTCTACGAGAAACGCGGCTTCGGCTATTGCGAGCCGTTCGGCGACTATGTGCTCGACCCAAACTCGGTCTTCATGACGAAGGTGCTATGA
- a CDS encoding helix-turn-helix domain-containing protein encodes MDTLVDTSGQAIARRIQLERKARKWSMSDLAARSDISKAAISKIERGEMSPTASVLVRLAHAFDMTLAGLLMRAEQEEGAVQRAADQPMWQDPETSYVRRQIFRAPNIPVEMAKIYLPAGASVTLPATAFEIMREVIYVLDGRLSITDAGINHHLETGDSYGLSKTAEVTFHNPTNEPCTYIVALARN; translated from the coding sequence ATGGACACTTTAGTAGACACATCCGGTCAGGCCATAGCGCGGCGCATCCAATTGGAGCGCAAAGCGCGCAAATGGTCGATGTCCGACCTCGCCGCCCGTTCCGATATTTCTAAAGCGGCGATCTCGAAAATCGAGCGCGGCGAAATGAGCCCCACGGCCTCGGTGCTCGTGCGTCTGGCCCACGCCTTCGACATGACATTGGCTGGCCTTTTGATGCGCGCCGAGCAGGAAGAAGGCGCCGTCCAGCGCGCCGCCGATCAACCCATGTGGCAAGATCCTGAAACCAGCTATGTGCGTCGGCAGATCTTTCGCGCGCCTAATATCCCGGTGGAGATGGCCAAGATCTACCTCCCGGCCGGCGCCTCGGTCACTCTGCCCGCCACCGCCTTCGAGATCATGCGCGAGGTCATTTATGTGCTTGATGGCCGCCTATCGATCACCGACGCCGGCATCAATCATCACCTGGAGACAGGCGACAGCTACGGCCTGTCAAAAACCGCCGAGGTGACCTTTCATAACCCGACCAATGAGCCGTGCACCTACATCGTCGCCCTGGCTCGCAACTAG
- a CDS encoding aldo/keto reductase, whose product MEKRPLGRTGMDVSVICLGTMTWGQQNTEADGHEQMDYALDQGINFFDTAELYAIPPKAETQGSTERIIGSWFANRKNRDKVILASKVVGATTNKWFRGQEEGVALPSKKNVFEAVDASLKRLQTDYIDLYQLHWPGRPFSIFGTNPIVWEPTDGPEVAVAETLDAFDELVKSGKVRAIGLSNESSWGAMRWITESEKSGKERIASIQNAYNIVNRTYEVNLAEVGTREEVSLLAYSPLGQGYLTGKYRNGAQPAGARGTLFGRLGRYQTPGAEAALEAYFDLCDARGLDYSQTAIRFTTSKPFVASSIIGATSMDQLKHDIAAWEMPWDDDLDKAINELHMQRPNVCP is encoded by the coding sequence ATGGAAAAGCGCCCACTGGGACGCACCGGCATGGATGTGTCGGTGATCTGCCTTGGCACCATGACCTGGGGCCAGCAGAACACCGAAGCTGATGGCCATGAACAAATGGATTACGCCCTGGATCAGGGCATCAATTTCTTCGACACCGCCGAGTTGTACGCAATCCCGCCCAAGGCCGAGACCCAGGGCTCAACGGAGCGCATCATCGGCTCTTGGTTTGCCAACCGCAAGAATCGCGACAAGGTGATTCTCGCGTCCAAGGTCGTCGGTGCCACGACCAACAAATGGTTCCGCGGCCAGGAAGAGGGCGTCGCCCTTCCTTCCAAGAAAAACGTCTTTGAAGCGGTCGATGCCTCGCTGAAACGGCTCCAGACCGATTACATCGATCTCTACCAGCTCCACTGGCCTGGCCGGCCCTTCTCGATTTTCGGCACCAATCCAATCGTCTGGGAGCCGACCGACGGGCCTGAGGTCGCAGTAGCCGAAACCCTCGATGCGTTCGATGAGCTGGTGAAATCCGGCAAGGTGCGCGCCATTGGCCTGTCCAACGAAAGCTCCTGGGGGGCGATGCGCTGGATCACCGAGTCGGAAAAATCAGGCAAAGAGCGGATCGCCTCGATCCAAAACGCCTACAACATCGTGAACCGCACCTATGAGGTGAACCTTGCCGAAGTCGGCACGCGCGAAGAGGTCAGCTTGCTCGCCTATTCGCCACTCGGCCAAGGCTACCTGACCGGTAAATACCGAAACGGCGCTCAACCGGCAGGTGCCCGCGGCACCCTGTTCGGGCGCTTGGGTCGATACCAGACGCCTGGCGCCGAAGCGGCCTTGGAGGCCTATTTCGACCTCTGCGATGCACGGGGCCTCGATTACTCGCAGACCGCCATCCGCTTCACGACGTCCAAACCGTTCGTTGCCTCGTCCATCATCGGCGCAACGTCGATGGACCAGTTGAAGCATGACATTGCCGCTTGGGAGATGCCCTGGGACGACGATCTCGATAAGGCAATCAACGAACTGCACATGCAGCGTCCCAACGTCTGCCCTTAG
- a CDS encoding arylesterase produces MLANVIPPFLRPVSKLSVILAAFLLMAAPARAEPVTLLALGDSLTAGFGLAPGEGFPAQLEAALIDRGHDVRVLDAGVSGDTSSGGLARLDWSLDPATDAVIVELGANDALRGIDPSVTEASLDGIMANLAERGLPVLLAGMIAPPNMGEAYGAAFNPIYGRLAQTYDAVYYPFFLDGVAGERDLNLDDGIHPTAEGIALIVERIMPYVEDLLSRVAANDETGG; encoded by the coding sequence ATGCTGGCGAATGTCATACCGCCCTTCCTGCGCCCCGTTTCTAAACTCTCTGTCATCTTGGCAGCTTTCCTGTTGATGGCAGCCCCGGCGCGCGCCGAACCGGTGACCCTTCTCGCCCTCGGCGACAGCCTGACGGCCGGCTTCGGTCTGGCGCCGGGCGAGGGTTTTCCCGCCCAGTTGGAGGCCGCCCTGATCGATCGCGGCCATGATGTGCGTGTTCTCGACGCCGGCGTTTCCGGCGACACAAGCTCCGGTGGACTGGCCCGCCTGGACTGGTCGCTCGACCCGGCCACCGATGCGGTGATCGTCGAGCTTGGCGCCAATGATGCCCTGCGGGGCATCGACCCAAGCGTCACTGAAGCGTCACTCGATGGGATCATGGCCAACCTGGCCGAGCGCGGCTTACCGGTTTTGCTTGCCGGCATGATCGCCCCACCCAATATGGGCGAAGCCTATGGCGCAGCCTTCAATCCAATCTATGGCCGCCTCGCGCAAACCTATGACGCGGTTTACTACCCGTTCTTCCTCGATGGCGTCGCTGGCGAACGCGACCTCAACCTTGATGACGGCATCCATCCAACCGCTGAAGGCATTGCCTTGATCGTGGAGCGCATCATGCCCTACGTTGAAGACCTCCTCTCCCGCGTTGCCGCCAACGATGAGACCGGCGGCTAG
- a CDS encoding ABC transporter ATP-binding protein yields MTSSSTDPIIALDDVHLSLGSGAARVDILKGASLAVAAGTSVGLVGPSGSGKSTLLMVLAGLERPTAGSVRVADAMLTDLSEDKLAAFRGREIGIVFQSFHLIPTMTALENVAVPLELAGHDDPFDTARAELEAVGLGERTSHYPTQLSGGEQQRVAVARALAPKPAILVADEPTGNLDGPTGRQIADLLFEAPAKRGTTLMLVTHDLDLARRCDRQVHLEAGCIVEDTQDKTLPEAAE; encoded by the coding sequence GTGACTTCTTCCTCCACCGATCCGATCATCGCGCTTGATGATGTGCATCTTTCTCTGGGCTCAGGCGCGGCGCGTGTCGACATTCTGAAGGGTGCCTCCCTTGCCGTTGCGGCTGGCACATCGGTCGGTCTGGTGGGACCTTCGGGCTCGGGTAAATCGACGCTTTTGATGGTGCTTGCCGGGCTGGAGCGACCCACGGCTGGGTCCGTCCGCGTCGCTGATGCGATGCTGACCGATTTGTCAGAGGATAAGCTGGCGGCGTTCCGGGGGCGGGAGATCGGCATCGTCTTCCAGTCTTTCCATCTGATCCCAACGATGACAGCGCTGGAAAATGTCGCCGTGCCGCTTGAGTTGGCCGGCCATGACGATCCGTTTGACACGGCGCGCGCTGAGCTTGAAGCGGTGGGCCTCGGCGAACGCACATCGCATTACCCGACGCAGCTTTCCGGCGGCGAACAGCAAAGGGTGGCCGTTGCCCGCGCTTTGGCACCCAAACCGGCGATCCTTGTTGCCGATGAGCCGACGGGCAATTTGGACGGTCCGACGGGCCGCCAGATTGCTGATCTGTTGTTCGAAGCACCGGCCAAGCGCGGCACGACCTTGATGCTGGTTACGCATGATTTGGACCTTGCCCGGCGCTGTGATCGGCAGGTCCATCTGGAAGCTGGCTGCATCGTTGAGGATACGCAGGACAAGACGCTGCCGGAGGCGGCGGAATGA
- a CDS encoding ABC transporter permease, with translation MTDIAASSHHRAPSTLALSFIYAMRELRGGLRGFAIFLACIALGVASIAGVNALAQSMTGGLANEGRAILGGDVSLELIQREVTEDELTFLSTRGATLNVRADLRGMARTGDEQNQTVVEIKAVDDPYPMVSELIFVDGDGIKSASVHLALEERDGAFGLLAEGTLAARLAIEIGDTIRLGEHTFQLRGIIEREPDRLSSGFGFGPRAMISSEGLAASELVQPGSLVEWEYTLAFPEPLDEEGLAAFELEANEAHPDAGWRIRDRTEASPRLSSAIDQFAQFLTLVGLTALVVGGVGVANAVRAFVEAKRKVIATFKSLGAAGPFVFRVQFFQVMAIAFLGIAIGLVIGALVPWAVQLFFGGFLPVPLETRLYPDALGLAALYGILVALAFALWPLGTVRDVPATALFRDIGGNSRRFPRWIYLLGAAAAMIGLGVVAFLVSDSRFIAAIYLAAAGVSFVILRLVGWAVMAIAKRSPRPKSTAAKLALGNIHRPGALTPSVILSLGLGLTLLVALALIDANLRRQLTGSIPEVAPSFFFLDIQNNQLDAFTSLVADQAPNATLESVPMLRGRLVSLQGIPAGEFDAPPEAAWVLSGDRGITYEAEAPEGTELTEGEWWLADYAGEPLVSFIDEEGRQLGLEIGDELTVNVLGREITARIANFRDVEWQSLAINFAMVFSPNAFAGAPHAHLATVTYDSEQSDETELALLRDVTAAFPGITSVRISDALDEVNALVEDLALAVRGAASVTLIASILVLAGALAAGHRHRLYDAVILKTLGATRGRILGAFLLEYALLGLAAAVFGLAAGSFAAFAVLEYVMTAGFTFLPSVAFGAVGVALLLTVGLGLIGTWQILGQKPAPVLRNL, from the coding sequence ATGACCGACATCGCGGCGTCCAGCCATCATCGTGCGCCCTCGACGCTGGCCTTGAGCTTCATCTACGCCATGCGCGAGCTGCGCGGCGGACTGCGCGGCTTCGCGATTTTCCTCGCCTGTATTGCGCTCGGCGTTGCTTCGATTGCCGGCGTCAACGCGCTCGCCCAGTCGATGACAGGTGGCCTCGCCAATGAAGGGCGCGCCATCTTGGGCGGCGACGTTTCGCTGGAACTGATCCAACGCGAAGTGACCGAAGACGAACTCACCTTTCTCTCCACACGCGGCGCGACCTTGAATGTGCGTGCCGATCTGCGCGGCATGGCGCGCACGGGCGATGAACAGAACCAGACCGTGGTCGAGATCAAGGCGGTCGACGACCCCTATCCGATGGTTTCTGAGCTCATATTTGTGGATGGTGATGGCATTAAGTCTGCTTCCGTCCATCTGGCCTTGGAGGAGCGCGACGGTGCGTTCGGTTTGCTGGCCGAGGGCACCCTTGCCGCGCGGCTTGCTATTGAGATTGGCGACACGATCCGCCTTGGCGAACATACCTTCCAGCTGCGCGGTATCATCGAGCGCGAGCCCGATCGCCTGTCCTCCGGTTTTGGGTTCGGTCCCCGCGCGATGATTTCATCAGAGGGCCTTGCGGCCAGTGAACTGGTCCAGCCGGGTAGCCTTGTGGAATGGGAGTACACCTTAGCGTTTCCCGAACCACTCGATGAGGAAGGATTGGCGGCCTTTGAATTGGAGGCCAACGAGGCGCACCCCGACGCGGGGTGGCGCATTCGCGACCGTACCGAGGCGAGCCCGCGGCTTTCCAGCGCGATCGATCAATTCGCCCAGTTCTTGACGCTTGTCGGTCTGACCGCGCTGGTGGTCGGCGGCGTCGGCGTGGCCAATGCTGTGCGTGCCTTTGTGGAGGCCAAGCGCAAGGTGATCGCGACCTTCAAGTCGCTGGGTGCGGCGGGGCCGTTCGTGTTTCGCGTGCAATTTTTCCAGGTGATGGCCATTGCCTTCCTCGGGATTGCCATTGGTCTTGTCATAGGCGCGTTGGTGCCCTGGGCGGTGCAACTATTCTTTGGCGGCTTCCTGCCAGTACCTCTTGAAACCCGTCTCTATCCTGACGCTCTGGGGCTTGCCGCGCTTTACGGCATCTTGGTCGCGTTGGCCTTTGCCCTTTGGCCGCTTGGCACAGTGCGCGATGTCCCGGCGACGGCGCTCTTCCGTGACATTGGCGGCAATTCCAGACGCTTCCCGCGCTGGATTTATCTGCTTGGCGCAGCCGCCGCGATGATTGGGCTCGGCGTGGTGGCGTTTCTGGTCTCCGACAGCCGGTTTATCGCTGCGATCTATCTGGCAGCAGCGGGCGTCAGCTTCGTTATCCTGCGGCTGGTCGGATGGGCTGTCATGGCGATTGCCAAACGCAGTCCGCGACCGAAATCGACGGCGGCCAAACTGGCGCTCGGCAACATTCATCGACCTGGCGCGCTGACGCCCTCGGTCATCCTCTCGCTTGGTCTCGGCCTGACCCTGCTGGTCGCGCTGGCGCTGATCGATGCGAATTTGCGCCGCCAGCTCACCGGCTCGATCCCGGAGGTCGCGCCGAGTTTCTTCTTCCTCGACATTCAGAACAACCAGCTTGATGCCTTCACCAGCCTGGTGGCCGATCAGGCGCCCAATGCAACGCTGGAGAGCGTGCCGATGCTACGCGGGCGCTTGGTCTCCCTGCAGGGCATTCCGGCTGGCGAATTCGACGCGCCACCCGAAGCGGCCTGGGTGCTCAGCGGTGATCGCGGCATCACCTATGAGGCCGAAGCGCCCGAGGGCACCGAGCTGACTGAAGGTGAATGGTGGCTCGCCGACTATGCTGGCGAACCGTTGGTTTCGTTCATCGATGAGGAGGGCCGGCAGCTTGGCCTTGAGATCGGCGATGAACTGACCGTCAATGTTCTGGGCCGTGAGATCACTGCGCGGATTGCCAATTTCCGCGACGTGGAATGGCAATCGCTGGCGATCAACTTCGCCATGGTTTTTTCGCCCAACGCCTTTGCCGGCGCGCCACACGCCCATCTGGCGACGGTGACCTATGACAGCGAACAGAGCGATGAGACCGAGTTGGCATTGTTGCGCGACGTCACGGCGGCCTTTCCTGGCATCACCTCGGTGCGCATTTCCGATGCGCTCGATGAGGTGAACGCGCTGGTGGAGGATTTGGCGCTTGCAGTGCGCGGCGCAGCCTCTGTCACGCTCATCGCCTCGATCCTGGTACTTGCCGGCGCCTTGGCCGCCGGACATCGCCACCGGCTCTATGACGCTGTGATCCTGAAGACGCTTGGCGCGACGCGCGGTCGGATTCTAGGGGCATTTCTGCTGGAATATGCCCTGCTTGGGCTTGCGGCAGCCGTTTTCGGCCTGGCGGCAGGCTCATTCGCGGCTTTTGCCGTGCTTGAATATGTGATGACAGCCGGCTTCACCTTCCTGCCATCGGTGGCCTTTGGCGCGGTCGGCGTGGCGCTTCTGCTGACCGTCGGCTTGGGCTTGATCGGAACGTGGCAGATATTGGGTCAGAAACCGGCACCTGTGCTGCGGAATTTGTGA
- a CDS encoding Bax inhibitor-1/YccA family protein — translation MNNPLRDGYVQQGAQTAAGIDEGLRAYMLKVYNYMAIGLAITGIAAMGMFQLAVVQDASGSVIGLTAIGEAIYTSPLRWVIMLAPLGAVFFLSFRISKMSVPAAQFTFWAFAAVMGLSLSSIFLVYTAESITRVFFITAAAFGSLSLWGYTTKRDISGWGSFLFMGLIGIIIASIVNIFLGSSALQFAISVIGVLVFAGLTAYDTQRIKTMYYEGDSVEASGRKAIMGALSLYLNFINMFIMLLQLFGQRE, via the coding sequence ATGAACAACCCGCTTCGCGACGGTTACGTCCAACAGGGCGCACAAACAGCCGCAGGCATTGATGAAGGCCTTCGCGCCTACATGCTGAAGGTCTACAACTACATGGCCATCGGCCTTGCCATCACTGGCATCGCCGCGATGGGCATGTTCCAGCTGGCCGTGGTGCAAGACGCATCTGGCTCAGTCATCGGACTGACAGCCATTGGTGAAGCCATTTACACTTCGCCTTTGCGCTGGGTGATCATGCTGGCGCCGCTGGGTGCTGTGTTCTTCCTAAGCTTCCGCATCTCGAAGATGAGTGTGCCGGCTGCGCAGTTCACCTTCTGGGCCTTTGCGGCCGTGATGGGCTTGTCCCTGTCGTCGATCTTCCTGGTCTACACTGCTGAATCGATCACTCGGGTGTTCTTCATCACCGCCGCTGCCTTCGGCTCGCTGAGCCTTTGGGGTTACACAACCAAGCGGGACATTTCCGGTTGGGGTTCGTTCCTCTTCATGGGCTTGATCGGCATCATCATTGCCTCGATCGTGAACATCTTCCTGGGCTCGTCGGCCCTGCAGTTCGCGATCTCCGTGATCGGTGTTCTGGTGTTCGCTGGCCTCACCGCCTACGACACGCAGCGCATCAAGACGATGTACTATGAAGGCGACAGCGTTGAAGCCTCGGGCCGCAAGGCCATCATGGGTGCGCTCAGCCTCTACCTGAACTTCATCAACATGTTCATCATGTTGCTGCAGCTGTTCGGTCAGCGCGAATAG
- a CDS encoding helix-turn-helix transcriptional regulator yields MDILDATQAFAALSQPSRLDAYRLLVKAGESGLMAGQISDSLGVRQNTMSANLAVLLHAGLVRRERHGRTIRYFANFEVMRALMQFMIEDCCNGEPQICAPLMDVLTACDACAAVAPEPAIEGAKS; encoded by the coding sequence ATGGATATATTGGATGCGACCCAAGCCTTCGCCGCACTGAGTCAACCATCTCGGCTCGACGCGTACCGTCTGCTGGTCAAGGCCGGCGAAAGCGGGCTGATGGCCGGTCAGATCTCCGATTCACTGGGCGTGCGACAGAATACTATGTCGGCCAATCTGGCCGTGCTCCTCCACGCTGGACTGGTGCGCCGCGAGCGTCATGGTCGGACCATCCGTTACTTTGCAAACTTTGAGGTGATGCGCGCGCTGATGCAGTTCATGATCGAGGATTGCTGCAATGGCGAGCCGCAGATTTGTGCGCCGCTTATGGACGTTTTGACGGCGTGCGATGCCTGTGCCGCTGTCGCGCCTGAGCCCGCGATCGAAGGTGCAAAATCGTGA